From the Halobacterium zhouii genome, the window CGAGGTGCGAACCGAGGCATCGTTCGGGCGCGACGTGCCCGTTGTCGTTCGCGCGCAGTAACTGGGGGTGGTCGTCCGCCCACGACGCGCGGACCGTCTTCCCGACGCCTTTCACGCCGTACTCCGCTTCGAACTCGTCGGCGCGGTCGGCGTCGTCGCCGCGCATGAGGATGTCCTTCGTCAGGTAGACGTCCAGGCGCTCGACCGGGTCGAGGCCGAGCGCGACGTCGCCGTACACCCACACCTCGCGCACCGGCACCGGCATCTCCTCGTCCTCGACGGTGTCGACGAGTTCGGTCACGCGCTCGACTGCTGCCTCGCGGTCCATCGCGTCGGGGTAGCCGACGCATG encodes:
- a CDS encoding DUF7095 family protein → MDREAAVERVTELVDTVEDEEMPVPVREVWVYGDVALGLDPVERLDVYLTKDILMRGDDADRADEFEAEYGVKGVGKTVRASWADDHPQLLRANDNGHVAPERCLGSHLVGDDEPIHLEVCNSGFEDNVTQRLKGARARENYEQVLDPRGVCLWADGQRSEDAFQKLREGDLVFPTLSGALEMLGMDESEAETAADAVEARRERSEGRTVRGDVV